CATATGGAGCGTCCAGACCAGGAAGAAGAGGCCGCTGACCACGCCGAAGGTCAGCTGGACACCGGCACCCGCCGCGAAGGTCCGCACCGAGAAGAGGGAGAGTTCGACGAGCGGGGAGCCGTCCTTGCGGGCCCTGATCCGCTCGTAGCGGACGAAGACCGCCAGCACGAGCGGGCTCGCGGCCATCGAGACGAAGCCCCACAGCGGCCAGCCGGACTCGCGTCCCTGGGTGAGCGGGTAGAGCAGCATCAGCAGGCCCACGGTGGCCAGCGCGGTCCCGATGAGGTCGACGCGCAGGGCCTGCGTGGACCTGGACTCGGTGAGGAAGCGGCGGCCGAGGAGGATGCCGATGATCCCGACCGGCAGATTGATCAGGAAGATCGGGCGCCATTCCAGGCCGAGGAGGTTGCCCTCGGTGAGCAGGGCGCCGATCAGCGGGCCGCAGACCGCGCCGAGGCCGATCACCGCGCCGAACATCCCGAAGACCTTGCCGCGCTCGTTCGCCGGGAAGCTGACATGGATGATCGACAGCACCTGCGGCACCATCAGCGCGGCCATCGCGCCCTGCAGCACCCGCGCGCCGACCAGCATCCCGGGGTCCGTCGCGACACCGCACAGCGCGGAGGCGAGGGTGAAGCCGCCCATGCCGAGCAGGAACAGCTTCTTGCGGCCGTAGATGTCGCCGAGCCGGCCGCCGGTGATCAGGCCGAGGGCGAAGGCGAGGGCGTAGCCGGCGGTGACCCACTGCACGGCGCTGAAGCCCGCGCCGGTGTCCCGCTGGATGCTCGGGATGGCGATATTGACGATGGTCGCGTCGACCAGGTCCATGAAGCTCGCGGTCAGCAGGACGGCGAGCGCGATCCAGCGTCTGCGGCCGGCCGCCGCGGGGGCCGGGACGGCCGCCTCGTGGGCCGCGGGCACGGTCGTGGTCATGGGTGTTCTCCAGGGGAAACCGGTGCGGAAGGGAGCGGAGGCCGACGCCGGGCCGCCGGGCGGTGGCCGGCCGTGGCGTCGAGGTCTTCGACACTAGGGCCGCTGTAGGACAGCTCCGGTCCTACTTGGAGCGGCATCATCGATCCCATGAGTGAGACATCGGCGCGACTGCTGAATCTGCTGTCCCTGCTGCAGACCCCGCGCGAATGGCCCGGCAGTGAGCTGGCCGGGCGGCTGGGGGTCACCACCCGCACGATCCGCCGCGACATC
This genomic stretch from Streptomyces nigrescens harbors:
- a CDS encoding MFS transporter, whose amino-acid sequence is MTTTVPAAHEAAVPAPAAAGRRRWIALAVLLTASFMDLVDATIVNIAIPSIQRDTGAGFSAVQWVTAGYALAFALGLITGGRLGDIYGRKKLFLLGMGGFTLASALCGVATDPGMLVGARVLQGAMAALMVPQVLSIIHVSFPANERGKVFGMFGAVIGLGAVCGPLIGALLTEGNLLGLEWRPIFLINLPVGIIGILLGRRFLTESRSTQALRVDLIGTALATVGLLMLLYPLTQGRESGWPLWGFVSMAASPLVLAVFVRYERIRARKDGSPLVELSLFSVRTFAAGAGVQLTFGVVSGLFFLVWTLHMQLGLGWGPLHAGLTGVPFSLACSTAAGMSVQKLVPRFGRAVLQAGALIMLSGALLYLWEAGHYGTALQSWQMAPAMLLMGAGMGLIVAPITDAAISEVPAEHSGSASGIFNTTGQLGMAFGLGLSSVAFFGVVGGTGEPGGAAAAAGLGPAFVDATTHALWWISGGLVLIFGLLFLMPRRVSAPEAPERTDRDGAEAEQQPVLVS